The DNA segment TGCGGTTCCGTGATGCCCCCCGTTCCGACAGTCGGTCGTTCGTTAAACACCTTGGCCCCAATCATCATTTCAATCGTATCATGATTCTTTCGGGGGACCGTGAATCGGAGGTTCGCTACTTAGCCGAGAAAGTTGGGATCAGCGAAATTTTTGCAGAACAAAGTCCTGAAGATAAATTAGCCATCGTTCGCAAAGAGACGGCCTTGGCGAACACGCTGTACGTGGGAGACGGCATCAATGACGCGCCCGCCATGATGGCGGCGACGGTCGGGATGGCCATCGGGCAAAACAGTGATGTCACCGCCGAAGCCGCTGGCGTTGTGATCATGGACAACTCACTGACAAAAGTCGACGAGTTCATGCACATCAGCCGCCGAATGCGAACGATCGCACTTCAGAGTGCCGTCGGTGGAATGACGCTCAGCCTAATCGGAATGAGTTTTGCCGCTTTCGGATACCTGACGCCGGTTGCCGGTGCGATCCTTCAAGAGGTTATCGACGTCGTCGCTGTATTAAACGCCTTGCGAGCCGCCTTTCCGCCCAAAGTGATGCATGACCTGTAGCGGTCAAGCATGATTCAAACGGTTCGTTGCGTTGATCGCAACGTAGGCAAGCGTGGCAGCAACGCTTGCTCTTAGGACACTCCCTTTAGGATTTGATGCGACGCGGCCGATCGTACTGCATCACCGGCGACCATGCGACGAAATACAACCGGCGTCCCCGCTCCTGAATGTTGGTTAGCTTTGCCGCGTTTGCTCTCCCACATTCCGTCCGTTGCGAGGATCAAATTGCTGAGGTTGGTCCTGCTGCCCGTTTTCTGACGGACGTTCCCTTGCACCACCGCGTCGTGGTCGTCGATGCAACTGCTCCCGATCCATTTGTCTCATTTGAGTCGGCGTCGGCGCGTCTTCTGAAACAAATTCAACGATCTGCTCCACTTCGTCGTTAGTTGGGGGCGTCGGTTGATATCGTGCCATGTGGCGTCCCTGGCGATCACGTCGCACGCTGACGCCCGGCTGCTGCTCGATCGCGGGTGCATCCGCCTGGGAAACCATTTCCCAACGTGGACCGAAGTGATAGACGGCGTAATACAACATCTTGGCCTGCGTGTCGTCGACACCCCCGCTCCGACATGCTTCATAAAACATCTGGTGAACGCTTTCCCAACTCTCGGTCATCTCGTGACAATAGACATCGTGAACGACCGAAGCGTTTCGATATTTGCCTTCAAACGGCCCGCCAATCACAGACCAAAATACTGAGGGAATCGATGCGCCATCGACGATCGCCCCCGCTGGTGCGTTCCATCGTTTGTTGGCGGAATCAATGAAACTGATCGGCTGCTGAAGGATCATTTCTCGACCGTCGTCTCCCCACTGCGCGACCACACTCCCTTCGAACTGACCGAGCCCCGTGCTGGTGACAGGCGGAGTCGAATCCGGATTACAACCAGGAACCGAAAGGCTGGCGAGTAATAAAATCGTCACCTGAAAGATTGCAAAACGATACATCCTTGTCCTCGTTGTTTCAGCGGTTTAAAGAAATTTCAATACTGAGTAATGTTCGCAAAGTTTCCGCGTCCACCACCCGAACCGACACGTACACCAACCATCCGTTGACGACTTACACGACGGCTTGGCAATCGTGCGGTCGTTCCCAGGGAAAACCATTTGGTCGTCAGGAAAACAAGTTGCAACCAAATCTGGAAACCGTCACGAAAAAATAAAAAAAACGAATCACCGCTCAAACGATGACGATCCCGAATAAAGCTCCGACTACGACAGCGATGCATTTCCATAAACCTGTCATTGCCTCAGGACGTGCGATATATAAGTTGACGGTTTGACAGCAGCTGGCACCTGCCCAGACATCCAAGCGCCACGTCCCCTCGTCGGTTTACCCGACAGGAACGCAAGATTTGAAATTAGAGGTGGTTGCCCCCACGGTTTTCGCATCCCGTTCGGATTGCCGCTTTCAGCGGCAATCCGAACGGGATGCGTTTTCCTAGAGCCATGCGAACTAATTTCAAATCTTGGCTTCATGCCAGGCAAGCTGGCATGGGGCCTTTTCTCCCTGCCACACTCACTACTTATTTATCGCACAACCTCAGGCAATAACAATCAAAGGATGGGCTAAGTGCGATACCGCTTCGAAAATTCCATCTTCAAAAAACAATTGCAAGGTTCACCGTATCATCTGCACATGCCCACGGTTGCTAGCATCTCGGCCGCCGTTTTCTGCGTGATATGGATGGGGATTCTTTTCAGATGCCCCCTCGGATCCCCGCAGGGCGATGCTACCATCCCGCTGATTTCCAGGGCCATCCCAATTGATTTTTGCCCTGGAAAGCTCTTCCGGCTGCCGCCAAGAATTGACTCGTCAAATGCGAGAGACGACACTAGGACGGGTCCCCCGCTCGGTTCATTGCCGCAATGGTCCGACCATGCGAACCTGCCGACCGTCGCCCCTTGTTTTCAATCGCTGCATGTATCCGTGGTCGACCAGGGTTACGATGGTGCAACAGCCGACGTAATGCCTAAGCGATACCTACCATCCAAAGAATGGACTTCAACATGATTCAGTCTTCCGCAAAGTCGAAGGGTTCCTTGCAATGGCTCCGTTCCCTCGGTTCGGAATCGTGTCCAATGCGACGAAGAATTGTGCCCTTGATCCTTTCGGCGGTTGCAGCGTTCACTGTTTTGGGCGATCAGCGGACACCTTTACTGGCCGAATCAAACGGGCATCCCAACATCGTCGTGATTCTCGTTGACGATCTAGGATACGGCGACCCCGGTTGCTTTAACAAAGACTCAAAGATCCCGACTCCCAACATCGATTCGCTTGCCAATGCAGGGATGAAATTTACCGATGCGCACGCTCCCGGCCCTCTTTGCCATATGTCGCGATACGGGCTTCTCACCGGTCGATATCCGTTCCGAACCGACGTCAGCCGTTGGCCGACCGAACCGCTTATTGGTCCCGAGCAGTGGACGATTGCGACGGTCGCGAAGCAGGCGGGATACGAAACTGCGATGGTCGGCAAATGGCATGTTGGATTCAAAGAACGAGGTTATGAAAAACCGCTTGCCGGCGGGCCCGTAGACCACGGCTTTGACCGCTATTTTGGCATCCGTGCTTCGACCGATATTCCGCCGTACTTTTACATTCGCGACGATCACGCTGTCATGCCACCGACCGAAACAATTGCCGCGAACAACAGCCCCGGATGGTCGCCCATTCAAGGAGCATTTTGGCGAGCTGGCAAGATCGCGCCCGACCTTCAACTGGACGGAGTCCTCAAGCGATTCACCGACGAAGCAATCGACGTAGTCGAGTCACACGTTCAAGGCGAATCAGCGGCCAAACCGTTGATGCTCTACCTGGCCTATCCGGCTCCCCATTCCCCATGGTTACCGTCCGATGAATTTGTCGGGAAGAGCGGGGCAGGGATGTATGGCGATTTCCTGATGATGGTGGATGCGGAAATCGGACGGATCACCCAATCATTGGAGAACCACAAACTTGCTGACGACACGCTGCTGATCTTTACCTCCGACAATGGGCCGTGTTGGTATGACAAGGACGTCGCGAAATACAACCATGACTCATCGGGGGGACTTCGGGGCATGAAAGGCGACGCTTGGGAGGGGGGCCATCGGATGCCGTTTATTGTCCGCTGGCCAGGAAAAGTCGCCAAGGGAACATCGAACGACCAATTGATCTGTTTCACCGATTTCCTTGCAACCTTCGCCGCAATGTTAGACGTAACGCTTCCTGAAGATGCGGGTCCCGACAGCATTAGCTTTCTGCCGACACTTACGGGCGATACGCCTCAGCACCCTCTTCGCCAACAGTTTGTTCTACAACCTGGAAGCGGCCCCTCCATGCTGACCATTCGAGACCAGAATTGGAAACTGATTACAGGACTGGGTTCCGGTGGCTTTTCCAAGCCTTCCAGACGAAAACCGACCGGAGACGGAATCACCGGTCAGCTTTACGATTTGAAGTCCGATCCAGGGGAAACAAAAAATCTATTTAAAGAACATCCCGAAAAGGTAGCAGACCTGCAGGAAAAATTGAATCAAGCGAGGGCCGGCTCAAAACCGTAAACATCCCAAAACAACAAATCCTCACAGCAGCGTGTTGTCGGGTATGCCTAAGCGTTACCGTTAAACGGGCCTAGACGCGTTTCGCAGCCGCCATAGAAAATCGAACGAAAGTTTCGTCACCCGTCGGGCATCCAAGGGAGCGCAATGGTTTGGCCGAGCGTTGATTGGCTCACGCGTTGTTTTGACGAGGCTTGATTTGCGAGCGGCAAGGCAAGTGCCGCCGTTTTGTCCTTGGCAAACTGCCACGCCGTGTTGCCAACCGAAACACTCCCTTTGATGAATCGAATCGGCCAACTCGAATCGCTAAATGCAAATGTCTCGTTCAAACCCAATCCGAATCAAGCAGTGGATCAGTCGGTTCATTGTGGGCGCATGCGATCGAGGATTTGCCATCTACGATCGCATTCATACCCTCTTGAAACATCCGTCGATCGAATCGGTCAGCACGGCGGAACTCCGCGCTAGTCAGTTAGACGGCGGTAAAGATTCCTACGTATTGGTTGACGTTCGCAGCGAAAACGAACAAGCAATTTCTCGGATTCCCGGTGCCATCACGGCGAAAGATTACGAAACCAATCGCCAATCATTCAGCGGAAGAACCATCGTCCCTTACTGCACCGTCGGGGGGCGCAGTTACTTGTATGCTCGCCACCTTGCTTCGCTTGGGATTCCAACCAAAAACTACCGGGAGAGCATTCTCGGTTGGTGCAAAGCGGGCTACGTGCTTGAATCTCCGACAGGTTTCCCGACTCGCAACGTTCACCCTTATTGGCGAATCTTTGACATCCCAGCGGATTACGAAATCAGCAAGAAGTAGTGATTACTCCACAGCCCGTGCATACTGAAGCGGCAGTAGATCCTTGGCGGCCTCGGCCTTCAATTCCTTCGCAGCATGAAACGGCCAATAGGGATCACGCAATAGTTCGCGTCCGAGGCTGACCACATCGACTTGCCCCGACGCGACCGCTTGTTCCGCTTGAATCGGCTCTGAAATCATCCAGCTTGTGGTTGTGGGAAGATCGGCCTCTTCACGGATCCGTTTGGCAATGGGCAGCATCATCCCCGGTCCCCAAGGGACCGAATCGATATCGGGGGTTACGAAACCATGGCTGACATCCAACATATCCAGGCCTCCCGCCTTCAGTCGCTGCACCAATTCGATTGACTCCTCAATGGTCACGCCCCCTTCCACCCAATCGGTGACCGACAGACGTACCGTTAGCGGCAGTCGCTCCGGCCAGACTTCACGAACCGCTGCGAAGGTCTCGGTAAGAAACCGGATACGATTCTCAAAACTTCCGCCGTACTGATCGGTCCGCTGATTGGACAAAGGCGAATAGAACTCATGGGCCAAATACCCATGCGCAAAATGCAACTGAAGCACTTGGAATCCAGCTTCCAGAGCCCTTTTTGCGGCGTCAACGAAATCATTCTGCAGATGCTGAATCTGATCGACAAGCAACGCCTTGGGAACCTTAGGGATGTTGTTGCCAAACGCGATCGCCGAAGGGGCTACGGTCTCCCAGCCCCCTTGGTCTGAATCAAGCGAATCGTCACCTTCCCAGGGTTTTCGGCAACTAGCTTTGCGGCCCGCATGCGCCAATTGAATCCCAGCAACCGCCCCATGCTCTCCCATGAATCGGGTGATTTTGGAAAGTGTTTGGATATGTTTGTCTTCCCAAAAACCACTATCGGCGGGACTGATCCGTCCTTCGGGTGAAACAGCAGTCGCTTCCACCATCACTAAACCAGCCCCACCAACCGCACGCGATCCAAGATGGACCAGATGCCAATCATTCAGCAAGCCATCCTCGGACGCATACTGGCACATTGGCGACACGGCGATTCGGTTTCGCAAAGTCACATCTTTGATGGTTAAGGGCTGAAACAATCGGCTCATAACAAAATATCTCGACACGTTAAATTCTTAGAAAACAGAGGCAACCAAAATGGTTGACTCATTTATATGGGTAAGTGGCGTTCATTTCCGCACTCAGCGGTCCGTCCCCAATTCGCAATACAAAATCACATTAAACGGACCGCGTGAACGCCTTTTTTCGATTCCGCGGTCCCCAATTGCAACAGGAAAGCTTGCGGAAAGATTGGGACACTCAATCGCTAGACTGTAGCCGCTTTTCAACCGCACTTCGTTCCAAAAACTTCCAGGCGAGATGGCCTTTCAGTTCGGGCACATGGACCGTATCCGAATTCGTTTCCTGCCACGAATCCTGAAAGGCTTGCGACCCCTGTACCGATCCCGTGCCCTGGTTATGAACGGCGTGCAACCGTACGCCGTTATCCGCTCGCAGGGCAAACTGTGTTCCGGAAAATAGATGATTATTTTGCAGCACAATCGACGGATCCGCCCCGTCGGTATCCTGGCCATTGCCGATGATCCGGACGGCGGGGTTTGCCTTAGAAACAACATGGTTACCCTCGATCAGCAGATTACGGGGAACCGCCCCTTGATGCTCACGAGAATAGATTCCGCAACCACCCGTCGCGGCGATCCAGTTGTCTCGGATCACGGCATCGGCGGCGACCTGAATACCGTGATCCCCTGTGTTCCAGATCAGATTTCCGACAATCTGATTGCGATCCTGCCCCTGTGTGCCGTAAGTCATGATGCCTGGGTAATTCGTATCGTGAATGATGTTCCCTTCGACACGATTCCCACAGCCGCCATCCTTGATTTCAATCCCATCCCCTTGGCTGACGTTGGGCCCGTTCAGATGGTGAATGTAATTGTCTTTGATAAGAGCCTCCGAGAAGACGGCCTTTGCGTTGTTTGCCCCTAGATAAAACCCTTCACCATGCCCTGAAGTGTGATGGATATGGTTTCGCAGAAATCGCATTCGGCGGTACTCACTCCCTTCGTTGTTGCAGGTAACGGCGACTCCGCCGATGTGATGAATATGCAAATCAAGCAAGCCAATCTCTACCGAACCGTGTCCCTCGGAACCGTTGCTGATTCGAATTCCAGCGGCACCGCCGGTAATTTCGATTCCGCGTAGGATCAAATGCTGGCAACCTTCCAGGTTCAAACTGTTTTGCTTTGCATCGGGGCGTTGCAGGATCACTCGTTGGCCGT comes from the Roseimaritima multifibrata genome and includes:
- a CDS encoding DUF1353 domain-containing protein encodes the protein MYRFAIFQVTILLLASLSVPGCNPDSTPPVTSTGLGQFEGSVVAQWGDDGREMILQQPISFIDSANKRWNAPAGAIVDGASIPSVFWSVIGGPFEGKYRNASVVHDVYCHEMTESWESVHQMFYEACRSGGVDDTQAKMLYYAVYHFGPRWEMVSQADAPAIEQQPGVSVRRDRQGRHMARYQPTPPTNDEVEQIVEFVSEDAPTPTQMRQMDREQLHRRPRRGGARERPSENGQQDQPQQFDPRNGRNVGEQTRQS
- a CDS encoding sulfatase family protein; its protein translation is MRRRIVPLILSAVAAFTVLGDQRTPLLAESNGHPNIVVILVDDLGYGDPGCFNKDSKIPTPNIDSLANAGMKFTDAHAPGPLCHMSRYGLLTGRYPFRTDVSRWPTEPLIGPEQWTIATVAKQAGYETAMVGKWHVGFKERGYEKPLAGGPVDHGFDRYFGIRASTDIPPYFYIRDDHAVMPPTETIAANNSPGWSPIQGAFWRAGKIAPDLQLDGVLKRFTDEAIDVVESHVQGESAAKPLMLYLAYPAPHSPWLPSDEFVGKSGAGMYGDFLMMVDAEIGRITQSLENHKLADDTLLIFTSDNGPCWYDKDVAKYNHDSSGGLRGMKGDAWEGGHRMPFIVRWPGKVAKGTSNDQLICFTDFLATFAAMLDVTLPEDAGPDSISFLPTLTGDTPQHPLRQQFVLQPGSGPSMLTIRDQNWKLITGLGSGGFSKPSRRKPTGDGITGQLYDLKSDPGETKNLFKEHPEKVADLQEKLNQARAGSKP
- a CDS encoding rhodanese-like domain-containing protein, coding for MSRSNPIRIKQWISRFIVGACDRGFAIYDRIHTLLKHPSIESVSTAELRASQLDGGKDSYVLVDVRSENEQAISRIPGAITAKDYETNRQSFSGRTIVPYCTVGGRSYLYARHLASLGIPTKNYRESILGWCKAGYVLESPTGFPTRNVHPYWRIFDIPADYEISKK
- a CDS encoding NADH:flavin oxidoreductase/NADH oxidase; its protein translation is MSRLFQPLTIKDVTLRNRIAVSPMCQYASEDGLLNDWHLVHLGSRAVGGAGLVMVEATAVSPEGRISPADSGFWEDKHIQTLSKITRFMGEHGAVAGIQLAHAGRKASCRKPWEGDDSLDSDQGGWETVAPSAIAFGNNIPKVPKALLVDQIQHLQNDFVDAAKRALEAGFQVLQLHFAHGYLAHEFYSPLSNQRTDQYGGSFENRIRFLTETFAAVREVWPERLPLTVRLSVTDWVEGGVTIEESIELVQRLKAGGLDMLDVSHGFVTPDIDSVPWGPGMMLPIAKRIREEADLPTTTSWMISEPIQAEQAVASGQVDVVSLGRELLRDPYWPFHAAKELKAEAAKDLLPLQYARAVE
- a CDS encoding right-handed parallel beta-helix repeat-containing protein, with protein sequence MGCFLTRLGLFSLVVVLASTATVAETVRLTPQSDWFGKLSGTDLLPGDEVILEAGVYSDARRLVLRLRGTADLPIVIRAADGQRVILQRPDAKQNSLNLEGCQHLILRGIEITGGAAGIRISNGSEGHGSVEIGLLDLHIHHIGGVAVTCNNEGSEYRRMRFLRNHIHHTSGHGEGFYLGANNAKAVFSEALIKDNYIHHLNGPNVSQGDGIEIKDGGCGNRVEGNIIHDTNYPGIMTYGTQGQDRNQIVGNLIWNTGDHGIQVAADAVIRDNWIAATGGCGIYSREHQGAVPRNLLIEGNHVVSKANPAVRIIGNGQDTDGADPSIVLQNNHLFSGTQFALRADNGVRLHAVHNQGTGSVQGSQAFQDSWQETNSDTVHVPELKGHLAWKFLERSAVEKRLQSSD